CGCAGTCCGCGATGCCCTCGGTCTGGCGACAGAAATTGTAGGTGTCACCTCAACCCTCGCTCCAGCCTCCGCGCTCTCCTTCGCCGCTGGCCATGTCGTCGAGTATCCCTCGACCACCAGAATCGCCGATGGCGTAGCCTGCCGCACGCCTGACCCGGCAGCCCTTGCGGTCTTCCTCAAGGGCGTCTCCCGCATCGTCGAGGTCACCGACGAAGACATTGCCGAGGCCATGCGCCTCTACTTCTCCCATACCCACAACGTCGCTGAAGGTGCAGGCGCTGCCGGCCTCGCTGCCCTGCTCAAAGATCGCTCCACAGGCAACACGATCGGAGGCAGCCGACTCGGCACCGTCCTGTGCGGGGGCAACGTAGACAGCGACGTCTTCGCCGCCGTGCTAAGGGGAGATTCGTCCGGTGCATGAAGCCGGATTCCAGTGCGCAGGCTGCGGCGAATGGATCGAAACCACCGTCGACGAATCTGGCGGCTCGCGCCAGCAATATGTCGAAGATTGCCAGGTCTGCTGCCAGCCCAACGTCCTCACCATTCAGTGGGACATCTCGGCTCAGGCCTACACCATCTACGCGGAACTCGAAAGCTGATCCGTATCGCTTCCCCATTTCCCGAGTCAAACTCCTCAGCAAAGATCCGGAGGCAACCTGTACCGGCTCCCGTCCGCTATACGCCTCCGGTTCCACAGGTATAATCGAGACTTCCCCGGGAATTGGTCTGGGCGTGATTTCGAGAGCAGTGAGGGTGTGCGTATTTTTACCGTGAAACGAGAGAGCGGAAGCTCCCTGATGAGCCCGATAAGCCTGATGAATCAGACCCATGCAGCGTGTGACCGCCCCACCGTCTCCCGCATCCTGACCCGTCTTCTGATGCCCGCCGCGGTAGCCCTCGTGGCCGCCACGGCGATCCCGGCAGCGCTGGCCCAAACCGGCAGCCCCACCAGTAACATCTTCGCTCCTGCGCCTGCGACGCCGCAGGTTCTTTGTCAGCCCCAGGTCATCGGCAACCGGCGCATCCCCAAGGAGTCCGTCCTCGCGCGCCTTTTCAGCCGCCAGGGCGATCCCTACGACCAGCCGACCGTCGAGCGTGACTTCAACTCTCTCTGGAACACCGGCTACTTCGAGAACGTTCGCATCGAGCGCGTAGACAGCCCCGCCTGCATTCAGTTGATCGTCTACGTCCGCGAGAAGCCCACCATCCGCGAGATCAACTACAAGGGCCTCAACGCCGTCTCGCTCTCCGATGTGCAGGAGCGCTTCAAGAAGGCGAAGGTCGGCCTAACCGTCGAAAGCCAGTACGATCCCACCCGCATCAAGCGCGCCGAGAACACGCTCAAGGACCTGCTCTCGGAGCACGGCCACCAGTTCGCCACCATCAAGACCGAAGTGAAGGACATTCCTCCGGCCGCCGTCGCCCTCACCTTCACCATCAAGGAGGGCCCGACCGTCAAGGTGGGCAAGATCGCCTTCCAGGGTAACAACAGCCTCTCCGATCGCACGCTTCGCAATGCGATGAAGAACCTGAAGCCCATCGGCATTCCGCACTCGATCATCCTCGAGAACCTCTTCGCCAAGACCTTCGACGCCAGCAAACTTGACGAAGACACGGAGCGCGTCCGCTTCGCCTATCGCGACCGGGGCTACTTCAAGGCCCAGCCCAGCGAGCCGATCACCAAGGTGCGCGACGCGGGCGGCCTCAACTTCTTCACCCTGCGCCCCTCCACGGGCAAGCGGATCGACATTCTCATCCCGCTCGAAGAGGGCGAACGCTACCGACTCGGCGGCATCACCTTCACCGGCAATAAGGCCGTCTCGAACGTCAAGGTTCTGCGCGCCCAGTTCACGCAGAAGGATGGCGAGTGGTTCAACGCCACCATGTTCGGCAAGGGCGTTGACCAGCTCCGCAAGGCCTACGGCGAGCTCGGCTACATCAACATGGTCGGTAGCCCGGTTCCGCGCTTCGATGAAGCCAAGAAGCTTATCTTCCTCGACATCGACATCGACGAGGGCAAGCCCTTCTACGTCTCGCGCATCGAGTTCACTGGCAACACCATCACCCGAGACAAGGTCATCCGCCGGGAACTTCTCCTTGAAGAGGGTCAGGTCTACAACAGCCGGCTCTGGGATCTCTCCATCCTTCGCCTGAACCAGCTCAACTACTTCGACACGTTGAAGGCAGACCAGGACTCCGAGAGCCGCCAGAACGCGGACGACGGAACGGTAGACCTGCTCCTGAAGCTGAAAGAAAAGGGTAAGAACTCCATCGGCCTCAACGGTGGTCTCAGCGGTCTTTCGGGAAGCTTCATCGGGCTTAACTACCAGACCAACAACTTCCTTGGCCTTGGCGAAACCCTCTCGGTCAATGCCAACATCGGCGACCTCTCCCGCCAGCTCAGCTTCGGCTTCACCGAACCCTACCTGCGCAACAAGCCCATCTCGGTCGGACTCCAGGTCTTCAGCAGCAAGCGCGACTTCAACCCCTCGAAGAGCTACGGTGCAACCGGCAGCACCTCGGCCAACCTCTCCGCGGCCCAGCAGTCGCAACTGCAAAACTACAACCAGTCGCAGACCGGCCTCACGCTCTCCGCCAGCGAGCCCCTCCGCCATCTCTTCAGCCGCTCAGGCGTTGCCCGCGTCGGTGTCTCCTACTCGCTGTCGCGATCGAACATCACGACGTTCAACGACAACACCCGCAACGTCTTCCAGTCGCTCTCCTTCCGCTCCGGTATCCAGGGGCAGAATCAGCTGAACGGCATCATCACCTCGGTCATCACCCCGAGCTTCACCTTCTCGACCCTTGACCGCGCAGTCGGCCCGCACAATGGCAAGGACTTCAACCTCGCCGTCCAGGTCGCGGGTGCTGGCGGAAACATCAAGTACTTCCAGCCGGTCGCCAGCTACCGTCAGTTTTTCCCGATGAAGGGTCTGCGCATCAATCGTGAGGGCCACAACGTCCTGGCCTACCGTGTGCAATTGGCTCACGTTGAGGGCTTCGGTGGAGAAGTAGCGCCTCCCTTCAACCGCATCTACGGTGGTGGCGAGAACGACGTTCGTGGCTTTGACATCCGCGCCGCTTCGCCCTACACCTTCATTCCGAATCGCGTCCTCTTCAATCTCACCAACCCCGACGGCTCCATCGTCCCGCGTGACCCGACGAACCCGAGCCTCGGCAACGTCCAGATTCCGCTCCCCGTCTATCGCCTCGTCGCGATTGGTGCGGACACCAGCTTTACCAGCAACTTGGAATACCGTATCCCCATCGTGAACCAGGCGACCTTCGCTTTCTTCACCGACTTCGGCCTCGTCGGCGATCTTGTCAAGAGCCAGTTGCGCGAGAGCGTCGCCGGGTCGTCGGCGATCACCAGCGCCTCTTACGGCTGCCCGGAGATTGTCAACGGTGCCTGCCAGGGCGGACAGACGGTCGACTTCAGCCCGTCGCCCCAGGATCGGCTCGACACCGTCCCGCACACCAACTTCGTGCCTCGTATGTCGAGCGGAGCGTACCTCTCGGTCGTCCTTCCGATCGTCAACGCGCCGTTTACCATCTACTACGCCTACAACCCGCTGCGCCTCTATGAGACGCTGCCCCAGAAGCTCGCTCTGCCCAACACCTGTGCGCCCGGCTCGACCCAATGCTTCCAGGCTCTCTTCCCGACCTCCGGTGCTGGTCAGTACAGCTATCAGCAGGCACTTCAGTTCTACGGCGCGGACTATCAGCTTCGCGAGCCGCGTAAGACCTTCCGCCTGACGGTGAGCACAACCTTCTAGGCGTATGGAGATGACAGACACAGGACCTGCACGGTAGCGTGCAGGTCTTTTGCATGTCGCAACCTCGTCGAGCCGGCGATTCATTCCAGCGGATGATTCGTCTCTAATTCAGCAGGGCGTAAAGGTCGCGGATGACTCTGGAAAATTTGCTGCAGCGATTCGGAATTGCCTTATGCCTTGGCCCGCTCGTCATGCTCGTAGGCTGTCCTAAGCAGTATGACGCCGTTCAGCCGTCCGCATCGGCCACTGCCCCTGCTCTTCCGAAGCCATCGTCCGCGCCCTCGGCTGCGGTTCAGGCCGCCTCCCAGGCCAATGATCCAGCCCGCGCAAGGCAAGCTGAACGTCTCATCGCACAAGTCGAGAAGGCCTACCAGAGTGGTGTGAGCAACTATCGCGGTGGCCGCCTCGACGCCGCCCGACAGGACTTCGATCTAGCCGTGGACACCATGCTCGCCAGCGGCCTCGATCTCAAGAAAGATCCTCAACTCTCCGACGAGCTCGAGCGCCTCCTCAACCAGATCAACTCGCTCGAGATGGACGCCCTGAAGCAGGGCAATGGTCTCTCGCCCGTGCTCGAAGCTGCCCCGATCGATGAAGCCGCGAATGAGGTCACCTTTCCTGCGAACCCCGAGCTCACCCAAAAGCTCAAGCAGGAACTCACCATCTCCACCTCTGACCTGCCGCTCGTCATCAACGACCAGGTCGCGGGCTACATCGGCTACTTCGCCAACTCGCCTTCCTTCCACGCTCACATGCTGCGCAGCATGGAGCGCGCCGGCAAGTACAAGACGATGATGCAGCAGGTGCTCAAGGAAGAAGGCGTCCCGCAGGACCTCATCTACCTCGCGGTTGCGGAGTCGGGCTTTCAGCCGCAGGCGCTCAATGCCGGCTCGGGGGCGGGCGGCATCTGGCAGTTCATGCCCACAGGGGCCTACGGCCTCGCGCGCAGCGGCTGGGTCGATGAACGCTTCGATCCCGAGAAGAGCACGCGTGCCTACGCAAAGTACATGAAGGCGCTCTACAACCAGTTCGGCGACTGGTACCTCGCCATGGCCGGCTACGACTGGGGCCCAGGCAACGTGCAAAAGGCTGTCATGCGCACCGGCTACGCCGACTTCTGGGAGCTCTATCGCCGCAACGCCATGCCCAAGGAGACCAAGGCTTACGTGCCTCAGATTCTCGCCGCGGTCATCATGGCGAAGAACCCCGAGAAGTATGGCCTCGACAAGATGGTGCCCATGCCCGCTGTCGTCTACGACACCGTCACCACGGACTATCCCGTCGACCTTCGCCTCGTCGCCGATCTCACCGACGCAACCGTGCAGGAGATCGTCGCTCTCAATCCCAGCCTGCTTCGACTCAGCACGCCGGGCACCTCCGACTTCGACCTTCACGTCCCCGTCGGCACGAAGGACGTCTACCTCGATCGAATCAAGGCCATCCCCGATGACAAGCGCATGTCGTGGCGCTTCCACACCGTGAAGCCTGGCGAGTCGCTCGAAGGTATCGCTGCGTCGTTGCATGGCCGCGCATCGGAGATCGCGGAGACCAATGGCATCGGCCTTGCGGACGCCGTCGCTCCCGGTGATGAACTCGTCATCCCGCTCGCCGCTGTCTCTGGCGGAGTCGGTCACTCTCAGCACTACACTCTCAGGCAAGGCGATACTCTCGCCATCGTGGCCGATCGCTTCAATGTATCGCCTGAAGATCTTCGCAACTGGAACCACCTCTCTTCAAGCGCGCTCAAGCCGGGGCGCGTACTCTCCGTCTCTGCTCCGCTTCGTCTCGCTCCTGCTATGCGCTCGCATGTGAAGCGTGGTCGCGCCGCCGTTGCAGGTCGCACAAAAGCCGCGTCCAGCAAGGGGATTTCTAACAAGGTCTCGCGCGGCAGTGGAGCGAAGAGCAAAGCTTCTTCAACTCATGCGGCCAGCAACGCGAAGGGCGCGGCAACCTCCTCGCATCGCAAGAAGCACTAACCATCGCATCGCGAGCCTCTCATCGTGCGCCCTGCACGGTCTCATGTGGTGTTGTACAAGCTACCTCTTGAAAAAGATTTCTTGCCATCGATGTGTCTGCAAGGCAGACTGATGCTAGATTCTCATCACGATGTATTCGTGCACTAAGACTTGTGCATCCTAGGTTGAGAGTCTTCACGAAGAGGTTGTCTTCGACTCCCTCTTCAGATCGCAAAAGCAAAGTCAGCAGGGGAGAGCGGAATGAAGTTCGATGGATTCATGGAGCCGGAAGCGCTGGAACAGATGACGGGTATGAAGGCCGCCGCAGACCACGATGACGCTGATCTCGACGACTACGAAGATGACGATGAAGAACTCTCCATCGACGATGATGAAGATGAGGACGACGATGAGGGAGAGGTCACGCTCGACTCTGGCGACGATGAAGAGGACGATGACGCCGACGACCTTCTCGTCAAGTCCACGCACAAGGAAGAAGCGGATCTCCCCGCTGCTCCTCCGAACCCGGTCGATGGCTATACACCCGCCACCGAGTTGGCAGTCGTGCCTGAGCCGGAGCCCGCACCCGTCGCTGAAGTTGCTCCCGCGAAGGCCGCGAAGAAGACGGTGAAGAAGGCTGCAAAGAAAACGGCTCCGATCAAGCCTGCCGCAAAGAAGTCCGCGCCGGTGAAGGCAGCTCCGCTGAAGGTTGCTGCGAAGAAAGCTCCGGCCAAGGTAGCGAAGAAGGCAGCCAAGAAGGCAGTCGCCAAGAAGGTAGCGAAGAAAGCTGTCGTGAAAAAGGCGGTCGCTAAGAAAGTAGCGAAGAAGGCAGTTGCTAAAAAAGTGGCTAAGAAAGCCGTAAAGAAGACGGTCGCGAAGAAGTCCGTCGCCAAAAAGATCTCAAGTTCTGCCGCGAAGACATCCAGTGCTCTGCGCGGCGGTAAGGCTGCCCCTAAAAAGGCGGTTGGCAACAAGAGCACTGCGAGCAGCAAAATTCCAACGAAGAGAGGTATTACCTTGGCAACCAAGAAAGCAGTAGCGAAGAAGGCAGTAGCAAAGAAGGCTGTTGTGAAGAAGGCTGTAGCGAAGAAGGTCGTCGCGAAGAAGGCCGCCGTCCCAGCGAAGAAGACCGTCGCGAAGAAGGCTGTCGTGAAGAAGGCCGTTGCGAAGAAGGCAGTCGTCAAGAAGGCCGTCGCGAAGAAAGCCGCGAAGTAGTCTTCCTGCAGCCGGTCATGGCAACCTGATCCGGCTCGCATAACCGAACGTAAGGCAAGCAAAAAGGCCCGGTCTCCTCAATCCTGAGAGCCCGGGCCTTTTTGCGTCTGCTGATAACTGTCTTACTTCTTCATCGTGTTTGCTTTACTTCTTCATGGAAGAGATCGCCGCCAGCACTTCTTCGCTGTGAACAGCAGGATCGACCTTGTCCCATGTCTTCGCGACCTTGCCCGAAGGCGAGATCAGAACCGTCTCACGCGCTTCGAACTTCATTCCCGGCATGTCATGTACGGTCACGCCGTAGGCATCGCCCACCTTGTGGTCGGTATCCGCAAGCAGCTTGAAGGTGAGGCTCTCTTTGCTGCAGAAGCTCCGGTGGCTGTCCGCCGAATCCAGAGACACGCCAAGAACCACAGCGTTCAGCGCCTTGTACTTGTCCAGATCGCGCTGGAAATTATGGGCCTCAATCGTGCAGCCCTGAGTCTTGTCCTTCGGGTAGAAGTACAGCACAACCCACTTGCCCTTGTAGTCGCTCAGGCTGACGGCGGGCGAGTCCTGGGAGGGAAGCGTGAAGGCTGGCGCAGGTGTGCCAGTGGCGACGAGGTCGGCGGCGTGCGACCGCGTTGCGAAGACGGAAGCTGCGATAACCAATGCGGCCGAGGCGGCCAGGGTGGCGATGCGTTTCATGTTCGATCTCCTGAGGTGCGTACTAAGTATGACGGATTACCCCCGTCTATTGGATGACGGTAATTGAAATATCCGCTTTGTTGGCCGCATCCACAACCGCTTCCACGTCGAAGATCAGCGTTCTCCCCGGCTCCAGTGCAAGGCACGTAGCGCCCGCGGCCTTCATCGCCGTAATGGTCGCGATGCCCACCACCGGAACGTCGAACCGCATGTCCTGGTTCGGCTTAGCCACCTTCACCACCGTTAGCGACCGGCTCAGCGTCGAGGCCTCACCCTGATCATCCATCGCGGCAAACAGAGCTCCCGCACGAGCGATCGTAGCGTCGGTTCCTTCCATCGCCTCCACCGCCACGCATGCCTGCGCCGCGATTACCACTGTCTGCCCCAGGTCGAACCCCGCAACCCCTCGCGCCACCGTTCGCCCATACGCGATGTCCGCCATCTCCGTCTTGTTTGGTGCGCGCCGCGTCATCACGCCCTCTTTCGCCAGCAATGGCTCGAGATATTGCGTAGACGAGATCAACTCGATCCCCTCATCACCCAGCACTTTCGCAATCGCTCCGAGCAGCATGTCCGTATTCCTTGTCCGCAGCGAGAGCAGCAGCTTCGCCAGCCGCCAATCGGGCCTGATCGAGGAAAAGATCTGCTTATGCTTCACCTGACCGGCCATCACCGCACGCCCCACTCCCTCGGCGTGAAACATCTCGATCAGCCGGGAGAGCTCCCCCAGCGAAAGCCAGTGCACGCGAATGCCGGCATCCTTCGCCGCCCGCTTGTTCATCTCCGCATCTGTCTCTTCTTTGATCGCCGCGACTACCACCGTGAGTCCATGCGCCCGCGCCGCATCCAGCAGCAGGAAAGGGAAGCGCCCGTTGCCCGCAATCAATCCCAGCCTGTCTTCAAGTATCGGGGCACGCGCCATAGCCACAAGTTTATGGCATCACACACTCACGAACACCCTGTGCCCCATTCATCGCGCTCTTGTCTCATGCGATGAGTGGGGCAGCCACTACCCTCATTTCGTTACACTTGCCTTGTGGATCAAGACACCCCAATCGCGGAACCAGCAACATCCGATCTCCCGCCACGCATCGTCGGCTTCGATGTCGGTGACCGCCGCATCGGCGTAGCCCTCTCCGATCCCCTAGGCTTCACCGCGCAACCCGTCTTCACCCTTCACCGCACCAATCGTCGAGCCGACATGAAGGCCGTAGCCCGCGTCCTGCGTAAGCACTCCGTCACCGAGGCTGTCGTCGGCAACCCTCTCTACATGTCCGGCGACCAAAGTCCGCAGGCCGCAAAGGCCCAGGCCTTCGCCGAAGAGATCCGCGCAGAGTTCGGCCTCACGATCCACCTATGGGACGAGCGCCTCTCCACCACCCAGGCCCATCGCCATCTCGACGACGCCGGCCATGCCACCATGGGTCGGAAGAACATCATCGACCAGGTAGCCGCCGTCCTCATCCTTCAATCCTGGCTCGATGCCCGCGCCAGCCGCGTCGCCCGAGAGCGGGACTAGGCTCCCCTGCACTTTATACTGAACAACGAAGACCGGCCCTCGCCGGTCCGCTTTCTTCCGAGGAACTTATGGCCGCACTGATCGACGCAATCAACGTAAAACGCAAGATGCTCTTCGAGCTCGAAAACGTCCCCTACGCCTGTCTGGACTCCGACATCAGCTCTCCCACCGCGCGCGGCGGCCAGACTCTTGTTCGCCTGAAGATGCGCAACCTCCTCACCTCTGCCGTCTTCGAGAAGACCTTCAAGGCCCAGGACAAGTTCAAGGAACCCGACTTGGTCCTCGTGCCCGCCTCCTATCTCTATACCGATGGTGAAGGCTCGCACTTCCTCGACCAGGAGAGCTTTGAGACCCTCACTCTCACCGAGAAGATGGTCGGCAACGCGCTCGACTTCCTCATCGAAGGCGCCATGCTGCAACTCCACATGTACAACGGCAACCCCATCGGCCTGCAGCTTCCCATCTTCGTCGAGCTCGACGTGACCAGTACCGAACCCGGCGTTCGCGGCGACACCTCCAGCGGCAGCGTGACCAAGTCCGCGACCCTCGAGACCGGCCTCGAGATCAAGGTGCCTCTCTTTATCAAGGAAGGCGAAAAGGTAAAGGTCACCACCGAAACCGGCGAGTTCTCCGGCCGCGCCTAGAAGCTGAAAGACCCGCTGCGCGCGGGGCGGTCACTTCGTGACATGTCTTGGGCTTCGCGGGCTCTCCCGTTGGTCGAGAAGAGAATCCTTGCGCCCGACCAGCGGGAGGACCGAGCGTAGCGTTAGGAAGGCGCGTGAGCGCCCGCCGCCCTCGCAGGGCGCCCGTCCGGCAGGACAAGTGCTTTTGCAATCTGCTCCGCCGCTTCCGCAGGCGAACAAGCCCCCGTGTCCACCGTCACCCGCGCCACCGGTATCGCATCCGCCTCAAACGCGCCATCGGCCAGCAGTTCATCGAACATCTCCACCGAAGTCAACTTCCCATAAGCCTGCCGCGAGGCCGCATCCATGCGTGCACGCAGCTCCTCGATCGGGCACTCCAGCCGGACGAACTCAACCGTGCCGCCCATCCTCGTCATCAACTCCACAGCGTTCGCGACGAACCCGGCGGTCACGGTGCGCTCCTGCGCAAACGTAAAGATCATTCCCGGAACTCCGCTCCGGCACGCCTCCGCGAAGACCAGCAGCCACACCTCTTCCCGTAGCTGTACAAACGCCTCGCTGCCAAACTCGAAGACCGGCAGCAGCAGGTCCACTGCGAGGTGATTGTGGAACAGCTTGTATCCGGTGGCAGCCGCAAGTTCCTTGGCTACTGTCAGTTTGCCGGACGCCGGCAGCCCATAGATAAAGATCAGCTTCATCTCATCTCCCCCAAATCCTTGTGGAACTCCGAATGCACAATCTCAAACCGGCCGTCTCGATGCGGCCAGCCAGGGAGCGGGACACACCAAAATACCGTAACTTTTGTAACATTTCGTTGACACTTAGTAACTCCCCTGACACAATCGACGCCTGTTCACTGAAAGAAAGCATCTTCGCACCAGCACAAGGAGACCCTCGTGATTCGGAGATTTTGCTCCCTTTTTCTCGCAATCGTAGCGATTGCCTCGGCACTTCCCATCGCCTCCCCGGCCCAATCCGTCATGACGCACCACGTGCGTGAGGTTACCCGGACTGGTGAAGCTCGCCTCATCGGACGCAAGCCCTCCGCTGAAGTCATGAGCCTCGACCTCGTCCTCCCGCTCCGCGACCCCGCTGGCCTCAAAGCTTTCCTTGCGGACCTCTATAACCCCAAGAGCCCGACCTTCCATAAATACCTCACGCCAGCCGAGTTCACCGCGATGTTCGGCCCCACCCAGGCCCAGTACGACGAAGTCCTCGCCTTCGCGAAGAACAACGCTCTCACCGTCACCGGCGGCAGCCGCGATGGCATGGAAGTCCAGGTAAAGGGCACCGTCGCCGCGGTCGAGTCCGCGATGCACATCGCTCTGCGCACCTACCAGCACCCAACCGAAGACCGAGTCTTCTTCGCTCCGGACCGCGAGCCCACGCCGAACCTCTCGTTCAACCTCTGGCACGTCTCAGGCCTCGATAACTACTCGCTCCCGCATGCCCTCCACGTCAGCAAGACCGAATACGCCCAGGCCCACGGCATCTCGCCCGAGGCTGTCAAGACCCATGCCAGCACTGGCTCCGGCCCATCAGCCTCTTTCCTCGGCAGCGATATGCGCGCCGCCTACGCTACCGGGACTACCCTCACCGGTGCCGGTCAGAACCTCGGGCTCTTCGAGTACCTCGGAACCGACCTGGCCGACCTCACCACCTACTATAAGAACGTCGGCCAGACCAACAACGTCCCCATCACCCTGCTCTCCACCGACGGCACCAGCACCTCCTGCCT
This Granulicella aggregans DNA region includes the following protein-coding sequences:
- a CDS encoding CPXCG motif-containing cysteine-rich protein, with the protein product MHEAGFQCAGCGEWIETTVDESGGSRQQYVEDCQVCCQPNVLTIQWDISAQAYTIYAELES
- the bamA gene encoding outer membrane protein assembly factor BamA — translated: MSPISLMNQTHAACDRPTVSRILTRLLMPAAVALVAATAIPAALAQTGSPTSNIFAPAPATPQVLCQPQVIGNRRIPKESVLARLFSRQGDPYDQPTVERDFNSLWNTGYFENVRIERVDSPACIQLIVYVREKPTIREINYKGLNAVSLSDVQERFKKAKVGLTVESQYDPTRIKRAENTLKDLLSEHGHQFATIKTEVKDIPPAAVALTFTIKEGPTVKVGKIAFQGNNSLSDRTLRNAMKNLKPIGIPHSIILENLFAKTFDASKLDEDTERVRFAYRDRGYFKAQPSEPITKVRDAGGLNFFTLRPSTGKRIDILIPLEEGERYRLGGITFTGNKAVSNVKVLRAQFTQKDGEWFNATMFGKGVDQLRKAYGELGYINMVGSPVPRFDEAKKLIFLDIDIDEGKPFYVSRIEFTGNTITRDKVIRRELLLEEGQVYNSRLWDLSILRLNQLNYFDTLKADQDSESRQNADDGTVDLLLKLKEKGKNSIGLNGGLSGLSGSFIGLNYQTNNFLGLGETLSVNANIGDLSRQLSFGFTEPYLRNKPISVGLQVFSSKRDFNPSKSYGATGSTSANLSAAQQSQLQNYNQSQTGLTLSASEPLRHLFSRSGVARVGVSYSLSRSNITTFNDNTRNVFQSLSFRSGIQGQNQLNGIITSVITPSFTFSTLDRAVGPHNGKDFNLAVQVAGAGGNIKYFQPVASYRQFFPMKGLRINREGHNVLAYRVQLAHVEGFGGEVAPPFNRIYGGGENDVRGFDIRAASPYTFIPNRVLFNLTNPDGSIVPRDPTNPSLGNVQIPLPVYRLVAIGADTSFTSNLEYRIPIVNQATFAFFTDFGLVGDLVKSQLRESVAGSSAITSASYGCPEIVNGACQGGQTVDFSPSPQDRLDTVPHTNFVPRMSSGAYLSVVLPIVNAPFTIYYAYNPLRLYETLPQKLALPNTCAPGSTQCFQALFPTSGAGQYSYQQALQFYGADYQLREPRKTFRLTVSTTF
- a CDS encoding lytic transglycosylase domain-containing protein — encoded protein: MTLENLLQRFGIALCLGPLVMLVGCPKQYDAVQPSASATAPALPKPSSAPSAAVQAASQANDPARARQAERLIAQVEKAYQSGVSNYRGGRLDAARQDFDLAVDTMLASGLDLKKDPQLSDELERLLNQINSLEMDALKQGNGLSPVLEAAPIDEAANEVTFPANPELTQKLKQELTISTSDLPLVINDQVAGYIGYFANSPSFHAHMLRSMERAGKYKTMMQQVLKEEGVPQDLIYLAVAESGFQPQALNAGSGAGGIWQFMPTGAYGLARSGWVDERFDPEKSTRAYAKYMKALYNQFGDWYLAMAGYDWGPGNVQKAVMRTGYADFWELYRRNAMPKETKAYVPQILAAVIMAKNPEKYGLDKMVPMPAVVYDTVTTDYPVDLRLVADLTDATVQEIVALNPSLLRLSTPGTSDFDLHVPVGTKDVYLDRIKAIPDDKRMSWRFHTVKPGESLEGIAASLHGRASEIAETNGIGLADAVAPGDELVIPLAAVSGGVGHSQHYTLRQGDTLAIVADRFNVSPEDLRNWNHLSSSALKPGRVLSVSAPLRLAPAMRSHVKRGRAAVAGRTKAASSKGISNKVSRGSGAKSKASSTHAASNAKGAATSSHRKKH
- a CDS encoding histone H1-like repetitive region-containing protein, which encodes MKFDGFMEPEALEQMTGMKAAADHDDADLDDYEDDDEELSIDDDEDEDDDEGEVTLDSGDDEEDDDADDLLVKSTHKEEADLPAAPPNPVDGYTPATELAVVPEPEPAPVAEVAPAKAAKKTVKKAAKKTAPIKPAAKKSAPVKAAPLKVAAKKAPAKVAKKAAKKAVAKKVAKKAVVKKAVAKKVAKKAVAKKVAKKAVKKTVAKKSVAKKISSSAAKTSSALRGGKAAPKKAVGNKSTASSKIPTKRGITLATKKAVAKKAVAKKAVVKKAVAKKVVAKKAAVPAKKTVAKKAVVKKAVAKKAVVKKAVAKKAAK
- a CDS encoding peroxiredoxin — translated: MKRIATLAASAALVIAASVFATRSHAADLVATGTPAPAFTLPSQDSPAVSLSDYKGKWVVLYFYPKDKTQGCTIEAHNFQRDLDKYKALNAVVLGVSLDSADSHRSFCSKESLTFKLLADTDHKVGDAYGVTVHDMPGMKFEARETVLISPSGKVAKTWDKVDPAVHSEEVLAAISSMKK
- a CDS encoding LpxI family protein, with the translated sequence MARAPILEDRLGLIAGNGRFPFLLLDAARAHGLTVVVAAIKEETDAEMNKRAAKDAGIRVHWLSLGELSRLIEMFHAEGVGRAVMAGQVKHKQIFSSIRPDWRLAKLLLSLRTRNTDMLLGAIAKVLGDEGIELISSTQYLEPLLAKEGVMTRRAPNKTEMADIAYGRTVARGVAGFDLGQTVVIAAQACVAVEAMEGTDATIARAGALFAAMDDQGEASTLSRSLTVVKVAKPNQDMRFDVPVVGIATITAMKAAGATCLALEPGRTLIFDVEAVVDAANKADISITVIQ
- the ruvX gene encoding Holliday junction resolvase RuvX — translated: MDQDTPIAEPATSDLPPRIVGFDVGDRRIGVALSDPLGFTAQPVFTLHRTNRRADMKAVARVLRKHSVTEAVVGNPLYMSGDQSPQAAKAQAFAEEIRAEFGLTIHLWDERLSTTQAHRHLDDAGHATMGRKNIIDQVAAVLILQSWLDARASRVARERD
- the efp gene encoding elongation factor P, with amino-acid sequence MAALIDAINVKRKMLFELENVPYACLDSDISSPTARGGQTLVRLKMRNLLTSAVFEKTFKAQDKFKEPDLVLVPASYLYTDGEGSHFLDQESFETLTLTEKMVGNALDFLIEGAMLQLHMYNGNPIGLQLPIFVELDVTSTEPGVRGDTSSGSVTKSATLETGLEIKVPLFIKEGEKVKVTTETGEFSGRA
- a CDS encoding AAA family ATPase, with product MKLIFIYGLPASGKLTVAKELAAATGYKLFHNHLAVDLLLPVFEFGSEAFVQLREEVWLLVFAEACRSGVPGMIFTFAQERTVTAGFVANAVELMTRMGGTVEFVRLECPIEELRARMDAASRQAYGKLTSVEMFDELLADGAFEADAIPVARVTVDTGACSPAEAAEQIAKALVLPDGRPARAAGAHAPS